A genomic region of Mesorhizobium sp. NZP2077 contains the following coding sequences:
- the thpR gene encoding RNA 2',3'-cyclic phosphodiesterase, protein MPRLFTALEIPRDAALSLSLLRGGLPGARWIDVENYHLTLRFIGDVPGHVADEIANALDRVHRPSFSLTLSGVGAFGQKKPHAVWAGASASPDLAALQGEIERICQRLGIPADPRKFMPHVTLARLRNSTPLDVAQYLSARGNFSTLPFRIGRFVLMSSRDSVGGGPYIVEEAWPLSGNDARAASRAASASDASRIMR, encoded by the coding sequence ATGCCGCGTCTTTTCACCGCCCTCGAAATTCCGCGTGACGCCGCTCTTTCGCTGTCCCTGCTTAGGGGCGGCCTGCCGGGGGCCCGCTGGATCGACGTTGAAAACTACCATCTGACGCTGCGCTTCATCGGTGATGTCCCGGGCCATGTCGCCGACGAGATCGCCAACGCGCTCGACCGCGTCCACCGCCCCTCCTTCTCGCTGACCCTGTCCGGTGTAGGCGCTTTCGGCCAGAAGAAGCCGCATGCGGTGTGGGCCGGCGCCTCCGCTTCGCCCGATCTCGCCGCCCTTCAGGGCGAAATCGAACGCATCTGCCAGCGGCTCGGCATCCCCGCCGACCCGCGCAAGTTCATGCCGCATGTCACGCTTGCGCGCCTGCGCAATTCCACCCCGCTGGATGTCGCCCAATATCTGTCGGCGCGTGGCAATTTCTCGACGCTGCCGTTCCGCATCGGCCGTTTCGTCCTGATGTCGTCTCGCGATTCGGTCGGCGGCGGCCCCTATATCGTCGAGGAAGCCTGGCCGCTGTCGGGCAACGATGCCCGCGCCGCCAGCCGCGCCGCCAGCGCCTCCGACGCCTCGCGGATCATGCGGTAG
- a CDS encoding 4a-hydroxytetrahydrobiopterin dehydratase → MTREKLSKDAITAALAELGDWSLATDGASIKRRFAFKNFSEAFAFMTRVALAAEKMDHHPDWSNVYKTVDVTLNTHDAGGVTALDLALARKMNGYFGG, encoded by the coding sequence ATGACGAGAGAAAAACTCAGCAAGGACGCCATCACCGCGGCCCTTGCCGAACTCGGCGACTGGTCGCTGGCCACGGACGGCGCCTCGATCAAGCGCCGTTTCGCCTTCAAGAATTTTTCCGAAGCCTTCGCCTTCATGACCCGCGTCGCGCTGGCAGCCGAGAAGATGGACCATCACCCCGACTGGTCAAATGTCTACAAGACCGTGGACGTGACGCTGAACACCCATGACGCCGGCGGCGTCACGGCGCTCGACTTAGCGCTGGCAAGGAAGATGAACGGCTATTTCGGCGGCTGA
- a CDS encoding invasion associated locus B family protein gives MRGLIALVSSLFLVASAAPVLAQQATKIGQHNAWGTYSYQASGGKVCYVLTVPTDKQPPTLDHGDMFFFVSQRPGQQVSYEPQFIAGYTFQEGSKATVTIDKKSFSMFTKGKSAWVENAAEEPVLIAAMKTGTDMKVTAKSGRGNPTSYVFSLKGISAALTSIAKCK, from the coding sequence ATGCGCGGATTGATAGCACTGGTTTCGAGTCTGTTCCTGGTGGCCTCTGCAGCGCCTGTTCTGGCGCAGCAGGCGACCAAGATCGGCCAGCACAATGCCTGGGGCACCTACAGCTATCAGGCATCGGGCGGCAAGGTCTGCTACGTGCTCACCGTGCCGACCGACAAGCAACCGCCGACGCTCGACCATGGCGACATGTTCTTCTTCGTCAGCCAGCGGCCGGGACAGCAGGTGTCCTACGAGCCGCAATTCATTGCCGGCTACACCTTCCAGGAAGGTTCCAAGGCCACCGTCACCATCGACAAGAAATCGTTCTCGATGTTCACGAAAGGCAAGTCGGCCTGGGTCGAGAACGCCGCCGAGGAACCGGTTCTGATCGCCGCCATGAAGACCGGCACCGACATGAAGGTGACGGCCAAGTCCGGCCGCGGCAACCCGACCTCCTATGTCTTCTCGCTGAAGGGCATTTCGGCGGCGCTGACATCCATCGCCAAGTGTAAATAG
- a CDS encoding YkvA family protein, with protein MAQQPGFDFFGFGDKLGGESEVREKFWRTAKKAARQIPFMEDVVAAYYCAMDKNTPMRAKGILVAALGYFVLPFDLIPDFIFGLGFTDDIAVLTAAITAVSTHITPAHRQAAKDAIADKG; from the coding sequence ATGGCGCAACAACCCGGTTTTGATTTCTTCGGCTTTGGCGACAAGCTCGGCGGCGAAAGCGAAGTGCGCGAAAAATTCTGGCGCACCGCCAAGAAGGCCGCACGGCAGATCCCGTTCATGGAAGACGTCGTCGCCGCTTACTACTGCGCCATGGACAAGAATACACCGATGCGCGCGAAGGGCATATTGGTGGCCGCGCTCGGCTATTTCGTCCTGCCCTTTGACCTCATCCCCGACTTCATTTTCGGGCTCGGCTTCACCGACGACATCGCCGTGCTGACCGCCGCGATCACCGCCGTCAGCACCCACATCACGCCGGCGCATCGCCAGGCCGCCAAGGACGCCATCGCCGACAAGGGCTGA
- a CDS encoding chloride channel protein, with protein MAGTSRKYPMLRRSRAMLGSRRVWQPRLVFWAGAVGIGVISVLFAVLADKAQALFHLMTGNDSGWRFLLPLIVTPLGFVLCAWLASAFFPGSQGSGIPQAIAARHLREDEDRNHLLSLRLAAGKVALTVVGLFCGASIGREGPTVQVGASLMLQAARWGGTAQARGLILAGSAAGIAAAFNTPLAGIVFAIEEMGRTYEARTNGLVLTAVILAGLASLGLLGNYTYFGVSKETISFAAEWPLVIACGIIGGGFGALFSLLALKTTRRIRRWHTQQPLARALLVAAVCGLAVAAIGIASGGLTFGTGYAQARGAVEGTPLPWFFFAEKFVAGLLSMVSGIPGGIFAPSLAVGAGIGSSLGLLLGASTGAAALLGMAGYFAGVVQAPMTAFVIILEMTGNHDNVIALMLASMLGYGTARMISHEPLYHALSRVFIAEAIRRRRAEAAPESGHG; from the coding sequence ATGGCCGGCACATCGCGAAAATACCCCATGCTGCGGCGTTCGCGCGCCATGCTGGGCTCACGGCGTGTCTGGCAGCCACGGCTGGTGTTCTGGGCCGGCGCTGTCGGCATCGGTGTGATCAGCGTGCTGTTTGCGGTGCTGGCCGACAAGGCGCAGGCGCTGTTCCACTTGATGACAGGAAACGACAGCGGCTGGCGTTTCTTATTGCCGCTCATCGTCACGCCGCTGGGTTTTGTGCTGTGCGCCTGGCTTGCCTCCGCCTTCTTTCCCGGCTCGCAAGGCAGCGGCATTCCGCAGGCGATCGCCGCGCGCCATTTGCGCGAAGACGAGGATCGCAACCACCTGCTTTCGTTGCGGCTGGCGGCGGGCAAGGTCGCGCTCACCGTTGTCGGCCTGTTCTGTGGCGCTTCGATCGGCCGCGAAGGCCCGACCGTGCAGGTCGGCGCCTCGCTGATGCTGCAGGCGGCGCGCTGGGGCGGCACGGCGCAGGCGCGGGGCCTGATCCTGGCCGGTTCGGCAGCCGGCATTGCGGCGGCCTTCAACACGCCGCTGGCCGGGATCGTCTTCGCCATCGAGGAGATGGGCCGCACCTATGAAGCCCGCACCAACGGGCTGGTGCTGACGGCCGTGATTCTGGCCGGGCTCGCCTCGCTTGGGCTGCTCGGCAACTACACCTATTTCGGCGTCTCGAAAGAGACGATCTCGTTCGCCGCGGAGTGGCCGCTAGTGATCGCCTGCGGCATCATTGGCGGTGGGTTCGGCGCGCTGTTCTCCTTGCTGGCGCTGAAGACAACGCGGCGGATCCGGCGCTGGCACACGCAGCAGCCCTTGGCGCGTGCCTTGCTGGTGGCCGCTGTTTGTGGGCTTGCCGTGGCGGCGATCGGCATCGCCTCGGGCGGGCTGACTTTCGGCACCGGCTACGCGCAGGCGCGCGGCGCCGTCGAAGGCACGCCGCTGCCATGGTTCTTCTTTGCCGAAAAATTCGTCGCCGGGCTGCTGTCGATGGTTTCGGGCATCCCAGGCGGCATCTTCGCACCGTCGCTGGCGGTCGGCGCCGGGATCGGCAGCTCGCTCGGCCTGCTGCTGGGCGCCAGCACCGGCGCTGCAGCACTGCTCGGCATGGCCGGCTATTTCGCCGGTGTCGTGCAGGCGCCGATGACGGCCTTCGTCATCATCCTGGAGATGACCGGCAATCACGACAATGTCATTGCACTGATGCTGGCCTCGATGCTGGGCTATGGCACGGCGCGCATGATCTCGCACGAGCCGCTTTATCATGCGCTGTCACGGGTGTTCATCGCAGAGGCGATCCGGCGGCGGCGGGCGGAAGCGGCACCAGAGTCAGGCCATGGCTGA
- a CDS encoding GNAT family N-acetyltransferase, whose translation MSNIVIRPAIAADLDTITDIYADAVTHGTASYELDPPSRAEMGTRFDTLTAGGLPYLVAEKDGAVLGYAYAGAFRPRPAYRFIVEDSVYIAPEAKGQGVGLKLMLSLIAAAEAAGFRQIVAVIGDGHADSASVRLHEKLGFRHSGRLEGSGYKHGRWLDTVFMQLPLNGGATLPPDPASLPERIFRDGLRGK comes from the coding sequence ATGAGCAATATTGTGATTCGGCCGGCCATCGCGGCCGACCTCGACACCATTACCGATATCTACGCCGACGCGGTGACACATGGCACGGCGAGCTACGAACTGGACCCGCCAAGCCGGGCCGAGATGGGCACGCGATTCGACACGCTCACGGCCGGCGGCCTTCCCTATCTGGTGGCGGAAAAGGACGGCGCCGTGCTCGGCTATGCCTATGCCGGCGCCTTCCGACCGCGCCCGGCCTATCGCTTCATCGTCGAGGATTCGGTCTATATCGCGCCTGAAGCCAAGGGCCAGGGTGTCGGCCTCAAGCTGATGCTGAGCCTGATCGCGGCTGCCGAGGCGGCGGGCTTCCGCCAGATCGTCGCGGTGATCGGCGACGGCCATGCCGACAGCGCCTCGGTCAGGCTGCACGAAAAGCTCGGCTTTCGCCATTCAGGCCGGCTCGAAGGCTCCGGCTACAAGCACGGGCGCTGGCTGGACACGGTGTTCATGCAGCTGCCGCTGAATGGCGGGGCGACGCTGCCGCCGGATCCGGCTTCTCTGCCGGAGCGCATATTTCGCGACGGGCTTAGGGGGAAATGA
- a CDS encoding DUF2794 domain-containing protein yields the protein MTDDSGGTGDGDASAILIPLHEARRERLDQPVRFDRRELDQILRLYGRMVAANEWRDYAIDHLTDRAVFSVFRRASEVPLFQIVKDPKLARKQGAFAVIAAGGRILKRGQELGRVLGVFDSKLKVVGA from the coding sequence ATGACTGACGACAGCGGCGGGACGGGGGATGGTGACGCATCCGCAATATTGATCCCGCTGCACGAGGCGCGACGTGAGCGCCTCGACCAGCCGGTACGCTTCGACCGGCGTGAACTGGACCAGATCCTGAGGCTCTACGGACGCATGGTCGCCGCCAATGAATGGCGTGACTATGCCATTGATCATCTCACCGACAGGGCCGTGTTTTCCGTCTTCCGCCGCGCCAGCGAAGTGCCGCTGTTCCAGATAGTCAAGGACCCGAAACTCGCCCGCAAACAGGGTGCCTTCGCCGTCATCGCCGCCGGCGGGCGCATCCTCAAACGCGGCCAGGAACTCGGCCGCGTGCTTGGTGTGTTCGATTCCAAGCTCAAGGTTGTAGGGGCCTGA
- a CDS encoding thioredoxin family protein, translated as MAWRRSFWLAAFALAFSAFAGAGHAGEAERIQADKPQQDKPLGVVELFTSQGCSSCPPADAFFAELAAKEDIVALSYHVDYWDYLGWKDTLSRKENTERQYDYMRAFGSRSVYTPQAVLNGRVHVNGANRGEVDGALARMARSGEGMHVPVKVSRTSDRVIIDAGDAGAGPNDAHVVIVYFEPPQTVKIAQGENSGRKMTYWNAVTGIQTAGMWHGKAQRYELPMSEITKKGGCAVLLQSVGKDGMPGPILGAAFVHKP; from the coding sequence ATGGCCTGGCGAAGATCATTTTGGCTGGCAGCTTTTGCGCTGGCCTTTTCGGCTTTTGCCGGTGCCGGCCATGCCGGCGAGGCCGAGCGCATCCAGGCTGACAAGCCCCAGCAGGACAAGCCGCTCGGCGTGGTCGAACTGTTCACCAGCCAGGGCTGCAGTTCCTGTCCGCCGGCCGATGCCTTCTTCGCCGAACTTGCCGCCAAGGAAGACATCGTCGCGCTTTCCTATCACGTCGACTATTGGGACTATCTCGGCTGGAAGGACACGCTGAGCCGCAAGGAAAACACCGAGCGGCAATATGATTATATGCGCGCCTTCGGCAGCCGCTCGGTCTATACGCCGCAGGCGGTTCTCAATGGCCGCGTGCACGTCAACGGCGCCAATCGCGGCGAGGTCGACGGCGCGCTCGCCCGGATGGCGAGATCCGGCGAAGGCATGCATGTGCCCGTCAAGGTCAGCCGCACCAGCGACCGCGTGATCATCGACGCCGGCGATGCCGGTGCCGGCCCGAACGACGCCCATGTCGTCATCGTCTATTTCGAGCCGCCGCAGACGGTCAAGATCGCCCAGGGCGAGAACTCCGGCCGGAAGATGACCTACTGGAATGCGGTCACCGGCATCCAGACCGCCGGCATGTGGCACGGCAAGGCGCAACGCTATGAATTGCCGATGAGCGAGATCACCAAGAAAGGCGGCTGCGCCGTGCTTTTGCAGTCGGTCGGCAAGGACGGTATGCCAGGCCCCATCCTCGGCGCCGCCTTTGTCCACAAGCCGTAA
- a CDS encoding arylesterase, with the protein MSFKRSIAAGLILFLAVCGAISSARAEPFKIVGFGDSLMAGFGLGPGEGFTDKLQAALRDRGHDVIVANAGVSGDTTSGGLARLDWSVPDGTRLVILELGANDMLRGVSPDITRKNLDAMLAKLKGRKIAVLLAGMRAAPNLGADYQSAFDAIFPHLARKYDVKLYPFFLDGVAGQPGLQLEDGMHPNAQGIDRMVKRILPTVEKAIAAVQGGL; encoded by the coding sequence ATGTCTTTCAAACGCAGTATTGCCGCAGGCCTGATCCTTTTCCTCGCCGTTTGCGGCGCCATTTCGTCGGCGCGGGCCGAGCCCTTCAAGATCGTCGGCTTCGGTGACAGCCTGATGGCGGGGTTTGGCCTCGGACCCGGCGAGGGCTTCACCGACAAGCTCCAGGCGGCTTTGCGCGACAGGGGCCATGACGTGATCGTCGCCAATGCCGGTGTTTCCGGCGACACCACCAGCGGCGGCCTGGCGCGGCTCGACTGGTCGGTGCCGGACGGAACCCGGCTGGTCATCCTCGAACTCGGCGCCAACGACATGCTGCGCGGCGTCTCGCCCGATATCACCAGGAAGAACCTGGACGCCATGCTGGCGAAGCTGAAGGGGCGCAAGATCGCTGTGCTGTTGGCCGGCATGCGCGCCGCGCCCAATCTCGGCGCCGACTACCAGAGTGCTTTCGACGCCATCTTTCCGCACCTTGCCAGGAAATACGACGTCAAGCTTTACCCGTTCTTTCTCGACGGCGTCGCCGGTCAGCCCGGCCTGCAGCTCGAGGATGGCATGCATCCGAACGCGCAGGGCATCGACCGGATGGTCAAACGCATCCTGCCCACGGTCGAGAAGGCCATCGCGGCGGTGCAGGGAGGTTTGTGA
- a CDS encoding low molecular weight protein-tyrosine-phosphatase produces the protein MSMKPINSILFVCLGNICRSPLAEGVFRAVWAERGRGQDIQLDSAATSGWEVGSAPDPRSIAIAVRHGIDISGQRARKVRPEDFSRFDLILGMDRSNVADLKALAPAAARDRLQLFLEFAHGQARDVPDPYYDGAEAFAEVYRMIREASEALAARLAARASLPDSGQASSTI, from the coding sequence ATGAGCATGAAGCCGATAAATTCCATTCTGTTCGTTTGCCTCGGCAACATTTGCCGCTCGCCATTGGCCGAGGGCGTCTTTCGCGCCGTCTGGGCGGAGCGTGGCCGGGGCCAGGATATCCAGCTGGATTCGGCCGCTACCAGCGGCTGGGAGGTCGGCTCGGCGCCCGATCCACGCTCGATCGCGATTGCGGTGCGTCACGGCATCGACATTTCCGGGCAGAGGGCACGCAAGGTCAGGCCGGAGGATTTCTCCCGTTTCGACCTGATCCTCGGCATGGACCGCTCGAATGTCGCCGATCTCAAGGCGCTGGCGCCGGCGGCTGCGCGCGACCGGCTGCAACTCTTCCTGGAGTTCGCGCACGGACAGGCGCGCGACGTGCCCGATCCCTATTATGACGGGGCGGAGGCCTTTGCCGAAGTCTACCGCATGATCCGCGAGGCGTCGGAGGCGCTGGCGGCGCGGCTGGCGGCGCGGGCATCGTTGCCCGACAGCGGCCAGGCTTCCTCGACGATATAG
- a CDS encoding ABC transporter permease: MPLAQTLKLAVRFSLREMRGGLSGFLIFLACIALGVAAIGGVNSVARSISAGVADQGQTLLGGDLRFQINQRDANQVERGFLDGLGTVSRTASMRSMARLADGSDQALVEAKAIDEAYPLYGALETEPKLSKQQLFGEEFGVFGAAAPDLLFERLHLKPGDRLKLGTATFELRARLVTEPDAVSDGFGFAPRLMISTEGLAASGLVQPGSLVENAYKVRLPADADEARLKAIQDQAAKDFPEAGWSIRTRSNAAPALSSNIERFSQFLTLVGLTALVVGGVGVANAVRAYLDGKRGVIATFKSLGASGGFVFAVYLVQILIIAALGIVLGLVLGALMPFAASAALQSVIPVPAESGFYPGALGMAALFGLLVTLAFALLPLGRARDVPATALFREMGLESRGLPRPIYVASAIGIALLLAALAILFSGDQRIASIFVGATIFAFLVLRLVGALVQWAARKSPRVRFVALRLAVGNIHRPGALTPSVVLSLGLGLTLLVTLALIDGNLRQQISGSLPERAPNFFFVDIQGSDVDAFSALIGKEAPKGTLAKVPMLRGRVMALNGVDVDKVKVPAEGAWVLKGDRGLTYDAKQPENATLTEGKWWPDNYTGEPLVSFSAQEGKEIGLKLGDTITVNVLGRNVTARIANFRQVQWETMGINFVMVFSPNTFTGAPHGWMATLTEKSATTADDARILNAVTRAFPAVTTVRVKDALDVVNRLVGQLGTAIRAAAGVALIASVLVLAGALAAGNRARVHDAVVLKTLGATRRTLITAFSLEYMLIGLATALFALAAGGIAAWYVVARIMTLPSHFMPEVAVATIVFALVITVGIGLAGTWRVLGHKAAPVLREL, from the coding sequence ATGCCCCTGGCGCAGACGCTGAAGCTCGCCGTTCGCTTCTCGCTGCGCGAGATGCGCGGCGGCCTGTCCGGCTTCCTGATCTTCCTCGCCTGCATTGCGCTCGGCGTCGCGGCGATCGGCGGCGTCAATTCGGTTGCCCGTTCGATCAGCGCCGGCGTCGCCGACCAGGGCCAGACGCTGCTTGGCGGCGATCTGCGCTTCCAGATCAACCAGCGCGATGCCAACCAGGTGGAGCGCGGCTTTCTCGATGGACTCGGCACAGTTTCGCGTACCGCAAGCATGCGCTCGATGGCGCGCCTGGCCGATGGTTCGGACCAGGCGCTGGTCGAGGCCAAGGCGATCGACGAGGCCTATCCGCTTTATGGCGCGCTGGAAACCGAACCGAAGCTGTCGAAGCAGCAGCTGTTCGGCGAAGAGTTTGGCGTCTTCGGTGCGGCGGCGCCGGATCTGCTGTTCGAACGGCTGCATCTCAAGCCCGGCGACCGGCTGAAGCTCGGCACCGCGACCTTCGAGCTGCGTGCCAGGCTGGTCACCGAGCCGGATGCCGTATCCGACGGTTTCGGTTTCGCGCCAAGGCTGATGATCTCGACCGAAGGCCTGGCGGCCAGCGGGCTGGTGCAGCCGGGCAGCCTGGTTGAAAATGCCTACAAGGTCCGGCTGCCCGCCGATGCGGACGAGGCGCGGCTCAAGGCGATCCAGGACCAGGCGGCGAAAGACTTTCCCGAGGCCGGCTGGTCGATCCGTACACGCAGCAATGCGGCACCCGCACTGTCCTCCAACATCGAACGCTTCTCGCAATTCCTGACGCTGGTCGGGCTGACGGCGCTGGTGGTCGGCGGCGTCGGCGTCGCCAATGCGGTGCGCGCCTATCTCGACGGTAAGCGCGGCGTCATCGCCACTTTCAAGAGCCTCGGCGCTTCCGGCGGCTTCGTCTTTGCCGTTTATCTCGTGCAGATCCTGATCATCGCGGCACTTGGCATCGTGCTCGGTCTCGTGCTCGGCGCGCTGATGCCCTTTGCCGCGAGTGCCGCGCTGCAGTCCGTCATCCCGGTGCCGGCGGAGAGTGGCTTCTATCCCGGCGCGCTCGGTATGGCGGCGCTGTTCGGGCTGCTGGTGACGCTGGCCTTCGCGCTGCTGCCGCTCGGCCGCGCCCGCGATGTGCCGGCAACCGCGCTGTTCCGCGAGATGGGTCTGGAAAGCCGTGGCTTGCCGCGTCCGATCTATGTCGCATCGGCCATCGGCATCGCGCTGCTGCTGGCGGCTTTGGCCATCCTGTTCTCGGGCGACCAACGCATCGCCTCGATCTTCGTCGGCGCTACCATCTTCGCCTTCCTGGTGCTGCGCCTCGTCGGCGCGCTGGTGCAATGGGCGGCCAGGAAGAGCCCGCGCGTGCGCTTCGTGGCGCTCAGGCTCGCCGTCGGCAACATCCACCGGCCGGGCGCCTTGACGCCATCGGTGGTGCTGTCGCTGGGGCTCGGGCTGACGCTGCTGGTGACGCTGGCGCTGATAGACGGGAATCTCAGGCAACAGATCTCCGGCAGCCTGCCGGAGCGGGCGCCGAACTTCTTCTTCGTCGACATCCAGGGCAGCGATGTCGATGCGTTTTCGGCGCTGATCGGCAAGGAGGCGCCAAAGGGGACTTTGGCCAAGGTGCCGATGCTGCGCGGCCGCGTGATGGCGCTCAACGGCGTCGATGTCGACAAGGTCAAGGTGCCGGCCGAAGGCGCCTGGGTGCTGAAAGGCGACCGCGGCCTGACCTATGACGCCAAACAGCCGGAAAACGCGACGCTGACCGAGGGCAAATGGTGGCCGGACAATTATACCGGTGAGCCGCTGGTTTCATTCTCGGCGCAAGAAGGCAAGGAAATCGGGCTGAAACTCGGGGACACTATCACCGTCAATGTGCTCGGCCGCAACGTGACGGCTAGGATCGCGAATTTCCGCCAGGTCCAATGGGAAACGATGGGCATCAATTTCGTCATGGTGTTCTCGCCCAATACATTCACTGGGGCGCCGCATGGCTGGATGGCGACGCTGACCGAAAAGAGCGCCACGACGGCTGATGACGCGCGCATCCTCAATGCCGTCACCCGCGCCTTTCCGGCGGTGACGACGGTGCGGGTCAAGGATGCGCTCGATGTCGTCAACCGGCTGGTCGGCCAGCTCGGCACGGCGATTCGGGCCGCGGCCGGCGTGGCGCTGATCGCGTCGGTGCTGGTGCTGGCCGGCGCGCTCGCCGCCGGCAACCGGGCGCGCGTCCACGACGCGGTCGTGCTGAAGACGCTCGGCGCCACCAGGCGAACGCTGATCACGGCCTTCTCTCTCGAGTACATGCTGATCGGACTGGCCACCGCGCTCTTTGCGCTAGCCGCCGGCGGCATCGCGGCCTGGTACGTTGTCGCCCGCATCATGACGCTGCCGTCGCATTTCATGCCCGAGGTGGCGGTGGCGACCATCGTCTTTGCGCTGGTGATCACGGTCGGCATCGGTCTCGCCGGCACCTGGCGGGTGCTCGGCCACAAGGCGGCACCGGTGCTGCGCGAGCTGTAA
- a CDS encoding Bax inhibitor-1/YccA family protein, whose amino-acid sequence MADPIRNYQTSAVPGVRADIDQGLRAYMIKVYNLMGLGLLITGLAAVGTIMLATTTDPASAVATLPTGEMLTSFGVAIFGSPLKWVVIFAPLAAVMFLSFRVQSMSVAAAQTTFWVYAGLVGLSLSSIFLVYTAASISQTFFATAAAFGALSLFGYTTKRDLTAMGSFLIMGVFGIIIASVINIFLHSSALSFAVSAIGVLVFAGLTAYDTQKIKEMYFEGDASDVAGRKAIMGALRLYLDFINLFMFLLQFMGDRR is encoded by the coding sequence ATGGCTGATCCCATTCGCAATTATCAGACGTCGGCAGTGCCCGGCGTCCGCGCCGACATCGATCAGGGTCTGCGCGCCTATATGATCAAGGTCTACAATCTGATGGGGCTTGGCCTCCTCATCACCGGCCTTGCCGCTGTCGGCACGATCATGCTGGCCACCACCACCGATCCGGCCTCGGCTGTCGCAACGCTGCCGACTGGCGAGATGTTGACCTCTTTCGGCGTTGCGATCTTCGGTTCGCCGCTGAAGTGGGTGGTGATCTTTGCCCCGCTGGCAGCTGTGATGTTTCTATCGTTTCGCGTCCAGTCGATGAGCGTTGCTGCCGCCCAGACGACGTTCTGGGTCTACGCCGGCCTCGTCGGCCTGTCGCTGTCGTCGATCTTCCTGGTCTACACGGCGGCCAGCATCTCGCAGACCTTCTTTGCCACCGCCGCCGCCTTCGGCGCGCTGTCGCTGTTCGGTTACACGACCAAGCGCGACCTGACGGCGATGGGTTCGTTCCTGATCATGGGCGTGTTCGGCATCATCATCGCGTCGGTGATCAACATCTTCCTGCACTCGTCAGCGCTGTCCTTCGCCGTTTCGGCGATCGGCGTGCTGGTCTTCGCCGGCCTCACCGCTTATGACACGCAGAAGATCAAGGAGATGTATTTCGAGGGTGATGCTTCGGATGTCGCCGGCCGCAAGGCCATCATGGGCGCGCTGAGGCTCTATCTCGACTTCATCAACCTGTTCATGTTCCTGCTGCAGTTCATGGGCGACCGCCGCTAA
- a CDS encoding ABC transporter ATP-binding protein, with product MTEAVIALKDVSLTLGEGASSVHVLKGVSLEVAHGEATGIVGPSGSGKSTLLMVLAGLERVDSGTVRIAGELLNGKSEDQIASFRGRNIGIVFQSFHLIPNMTALENVAVPLELAGHADPFSVAARELAAVGLSDRVTHYPGELSGGEQQRVAIARALAPSPRILIADEPTGNLDQATGRQVADLLFAKAAERGMTLVLVTHDPALAARCSRQVSMRSGRIEAPAPVKVTA from the coding sequence TTGACAGAAGCCGTCATCGCGCTGAAAGACGTATCCCTGACGCTCGGCGAGGGCGCTTCATCCGTCCATGTGCTGAAGGGTGTCAGCCTTGAAGTGGCGCACGGCGAGGCGACCGGCATCGTCGGTCCGTCGGGGTCCGGCAAGTCGACCTTGCTGATGGTGCTGGCAGGCCTGGAAAGGGTCGATTCGGGTACGGTACGAATCGCCGGCGAGCTGCTCAACGGCAAAAGCGAGGACCAGATTGCTTCGTTTCGTGGCCGAAACATTGGCATCGTGTTCCAATCCTTCCATCTCATCCCCAATATGACGGCGCTCGAAAATGTCGCGGTGCCGCTGGAGCTGGCCGGCCATGCCGATCCGTTTTCGGTGGCGGCACGCGAGCTGGCGGCGGTGGGCCTCTCCGACCGCGTCACCCATTATCCCGGCGAACTCTCGGGCGGTGAACAGCAGCGCGTAGCGATCGCCCGGGCGCTGGCGCCATCGCCGCGCATTCTCATTGCCGACGAGCCGACCGGCAATCTCGACCAGGCGACGGGGCGGCAGGTCGCCGACCTCCTGTTCGCCAAGGCGGCCGAGCGCGGCATGACGCTGGTGCTGGTCACCCATGATCCCGCCCTTGCGGCACGCTGTTCGCGCCAGGTTTCGATGCGCTCGGGACGGATCGAAGCGCCGGCGCCGGTCAAGGTCACCGCCTGA